GAAAGTAATGGCTATGAAATCTCACCGATCATAAAAGAAATTTATTCCAAGTATCGTAAAACCCACAATGATGGCGTTTACGACCTATACACACCGGAAATTCGCAGGGCACGGTCCGCTGGAATTGTAACGGGCTTACCAGATGCCTATGGTCGCGGGCGAATTATAGGTGACTATCGCCGCGTCGCTCTTTATGGAATTGACAGTCTTGTAAAAGACAAAAAAGAACAGCTTGCCTCAACTGATGGCAGTATCCTCAATGAGGAAACTCTACGTTTGAGAGAAGAGTTAAATGAGCAAGCTCGCTCATTGCTGGAACTCAAGGAAATGGCTAAAAGCTACGGCTTTGACATTACGCGGCCCGCAGAAAACGCAAAAGAAGCCGTCCAATGGCTCTATTTGGCATATCTTGCTGCAATTAAGGAGCAAAATGGTGCTGCCATGTCTTTGGGGCGTACATCAACATTCCTTGATATCTACATTCAACGCGATCTCGACGAAGGCAGTCTCACTGAGCAAGAAGCCCAAGAGTTAATGGACCACTTCGTCATGAAGTTGCGGATGGTTCGGTTTATGCGCACCCCAGACTATGATCAGCTCTTCTCTGGTGACCCTGTTTGGGTTACTGAGGCCATTGGCGGAATGGGGAATGATGGCCGTACTCTGGTTACCAAAAACTCATTTCGGGTTCTGCATTCCTTAATAAATCTTGGCCCTGCCCCGGAACCAAACCTGACTGTGCTCTGGTCCGAGAATTTGCCAAAAGGCTTTAAAGAATTCTGTGCGCATATATCTATAGAAACGTCTTCAATCCAGTACGAAAATGACGATCTGATGCGCCCTTATTGGGGAGATGATTACGGCATTGCTTGCTGCGTCTCCGCAATGGCTATTGGTAAGCAGATGCAGTTCTTTGGCGCTCGCGCAAACCTTGCCAAAGCACTATTGTATGCCATAAACGGCGGCGTTGATGAAAAAACCGGCAAACAGGTTGGGCCACACCTCAAACCTTTCACCGGTGATATCTTGGATTGGAACGAGCTTGCTCCTCTTTATGATCAGATGCTGAACTGGCTCGCCAAGGTTTATGTAGAGGCACTCAACTGCATCCACTACAGCCATGACAAATATAACTATGAACGTCTAGAAATGGCTCTCCATGACCGTGATGTTATAAGAACAATGGCATGTGGAATTGCTGGACTGTCAGTGGTAGCAGATTCCATATCCGCTATCAAAAACGCAAAAGTCAAAGTTATCAGGAACAGTGAAGGGCTTGCCATTGATTATGAAACCGATGGTGAATTCCCTTGTTTTGGTAACAACGATGATGAAGTAGATACTATCGCCTCCGGTCTCGTAAAGACTTTTATGGACAAGATACGGAATCAAACAATCTACCGGAATGCAACGCCAACTCAATCAGTCCTCACCATCACTTCCAATGTAGTTTATGGCAAGAAAACAGGCTCTACACCGGATGGGCGTAAATCAGGTGAGCCATTTGCACCAGGAGCTAATCCTATGCACGGACGGGACAAAAAAGGGGCCATAGCTTCCATGAAGTCTCTTGCAAAAATCCCCTATCAGCATAGTCAGGATGGCATCTCCTATACATTTTCCATTATTCCTACAACCTTGGGAAAAAATGGAAGTGAGCAAATAGGTAATCTTTGCAGCCTGTTAGATGGATACTTTAATGACCAAGGACATCACATCAACGTAAACGTGTTTAACCGGGAAACTCTAGAGGATGCTATGGCAAAGCCCGAGCTTTACCCTCAACTAACGGTACGGGTATCTGGCTACGCAGTTAACTTCATCAAGTTGTCACGCGAGCAACAACTTGACGTTATTAGCAGGACATTCCACGGTCGCAGGTAAGTTTCAAGAGTACTTGTGGAAGCACGGGAACGCAGGGCTGATCTGCGTTCCTTTTATAGACTTGCCCAGTTTAAAAGGTAGAGTATGGAAGACGTCCAAGGTTACATACATTCCATCGAAACCGGAGGTACAGTAGACGGACCAGGAATTCGATATGTTGTATTTACAACTGGATGTCCGCTGCGCTGCATGTACTGCCACAATCCCGACGCCCTCAAAATGAAGCATGGGAAACTAACCTCCGCATTCTCGCTTTTAAAAGATATTCATTCCTATAAGGAGTACTTTAAAACCAGCGGTGGAGGCTTAACAATTAGCGGCGGAGAGCCCATGGCTCAAAAAGAATTTCTCAAAACAATTCTTTTGGGCGCGAAGCAAATGGGCATTCATAGTGCTGTTGATACCTCTGGATATCTACATAAGAATCTAGATGATGACACTCTTTCCCTAGCGAGCCTATACCTTCTTGATATTAAATCATTTTTACCTGCTACATATAAGAAAGTAACAGGAGTTGATATTGAACCTACTTTGGAATTTGCTAGGCGGCTAGACAAATTAAACAAGGAAGCATGGATACGCTTCGTTCTGGTGCCTGAGCTGACTGACGACAAAGAAAACATTGAAGGAATAGCCAAGTTCGTCTCTCAGCTTTCAAATGTGTCTCGGGTAGAAGTGTTACCATTTCACAAGATGGGTGAGTATAAGTGGACAGAGACGGGTAGAGAGTACCAGCTTGCAAATACACGCGAAGCAACCCCAGAAGAGACTGAGGCTGCTCGCCAAATTTTTAGACACTACGGATTAACAGTTTCCTAGGGTGTAAAGAAAGCTGACCTTACAGATGTTTCCCTAAAATCTTAAGTGTTTCTGCCTTCGTTGGAGATGTGAATTTTCCCAGTAAGCTCCTGAGCTGATGAAGGGCACCCACCCGCTCTGCGTTATCCCTTGCTGGCCTTCCATCCGCGTGGATTTGATTGTTTTCAAAGCCAACACGCACATGACCGCCAAGTGTAAGAGTTGCTCCCAGACAAGTCGTTTCAGACTCTCCGAATGCTGCAACAGTAAAGCTGGTTTTAGAACTTTCCTTCTTTTTCTGCTGAGCATCAAAGAATTTCAGAAGTTCCAAAGGTCTACCCTCTTGTTTCTCCGAATATCGTCCAAGAACATATAAATGGCTACCAAAGTTTTGAGGTATCACGCCTTCACTTTGAAGCTGGGATAGCCGAATCAAGTCGTCCACATCATAAAGGATGTGTTGAACAGCTATTCCCGCTTCTTTCGCAAACTGATAGAACCATTTACCTGTTGTCTCGTCTCCATTTAGCGGCATCATTTCACGCAAAGCCACCGAAACAGCTTCAGGTACAACCTCCTCAACCAATTTGGCCTGTTCTCTAGGGCTGTACTTCCCAACGGCTTCAGTCGTAATTTGTAAAACCAGATTGGGAGCATCAAAAGATAACTGCGCTTTGAGTTCTTTATATAGGCCAGCATCCAGTACATGCTCACCTGCTTTATTGCGCACATGAGCATGCAGGGCGTTTGCACCTGCTGCAGAAACTGCGCGAGCGCAAATGCACAACTCTTCAATTGTAACTGGTATCGCCTGAATATTACTTTTTTGCAGCCGAGCACCATTAGGCGCAGCCATAATCATTCGCGGTTCCATTGACCCCTCCTTACCCTTATCGTTTTTTCATAGACTGGCGCGCTATATTCAAAACTCAAGAAGAAAAGTGATAACCCATTAAATTTAAAGGGGCACGACGGCCTTCCACTATTAAGTAAATGGAAAATATCCAACACGGAGAGTAATTCAACTTCACATCAAGTTACTGCAGCTTCTGACATATACCATAATGTGAGCTGTCGTATACTCCCTTGAAATTCTGAAGAAAATTTCACATTATCATCTTCAACATTAATCTTGAAGCACGGGTAGAAGTCTAAGATGGCTGATAAAGTCCTAATCCTGAATGGTCCAAATCTAAATCTTCTGGGGAAACGGCAACCGGAGATTTATGGCACGATCACTTTGGCAGAGATTGATGAAATGTGCAAACTTCATGGTACACAAAGAGGCTTGGCAGTTGAGTGCCGCCAGTCAAACCATGAAGGAGAGATCATTGACTGGATACATGAGGCACGAGAACTCAAAGCGGGTATAATACTAAATGCAGGCGCTTATTCCCATTCCTCCATTGCAATTATGGACGCCATAAGCAGTGCAGAGCGCCCAGTGATAGAGGTCCATCTTTCCAACATTCATAAAAGGGAAAGTTATCGGCATACCTCGTATGTATCCAAGGTCGCGGTAGGCATGATATGTGGCCTAGGAGCTCAAGGCTATATCTTGGCCATTGAAGCTATTTCCAGAATACTGGAAGATGAGAAAAAGAGACTTACGGGGCCCTCTTCACAAAAACTCATTGCCAATCCGTAGAGCGCCCACCTCTTCCTTTTTTTATGCTACTGCGCCGTTTTTTAGCTTCTAAACGGCGCTTTTTCGACGCAAGTGTAGGCCGTGTTGCTTTACGGGCTTTGGGGACAAGTGTCGCTTTTCGAATAAGCTCTACCAAACGTTCGAGAGCATCCTGACGGTTCCGCTCCTGGGTCCGAAACCGGTCAGCATTGAACACCACTTCTTCCGCAAGCGTCAGACGACTGCCAGCAAGAGCCCTCACCCGAACTTTCACAGCCGAAGGTAGGCTCGTGTTCTGGCGTAAATTGAAACGAAGCTGTACGGCAGTTGCCACTTTGTTGACATTTTGGCCCCCCGGACCTGAAGAACGAATGAATGTCTCGTGGATGTCGGAACGTTCAATGTAAATGCTATCAGTCACCGAAATTCGTAGGCGTTCACTCATCAATCACGCCCCCAATTATGGAGCGCTAATGCCCAGTTATTTGTAAAAATCATGTCGCCCGTTCATCTTTTAGATTTCACTTATCTGCACCCTGCATAATACAAAGAGACAGTGACCGCCATTATCCGCAGCATAACCGAAAATGGAGATTGGGAGTAATGAGGCATTACCCACTCCTCCACCCGTTTTAATCAAATACTTAAACCAGAACAAGAAAATCCATCCACAAACCAAAAGTGTATTTCCTGAATGCATTCGCTTCATTTGGGCAGCGTTAGCAGTACCTGATAGCACCAACACTTGATCCAGCCTCACTCAATAATCATCTTGACGAAGTTTAAAACCGCAAATACCGTCAGGTGAGATTAAACAGTCAGAGTACAGGCATGCGAATTAGTGTAACTTATTTGTAGGTGAGAATAATTGTTAGACTCCAACCAAGATTCTAATTCCACCGTGAGTTTTAGGCCGCACTTTGACTTCAATAAATAAAGCAGAACGTTTTTGTACAAGAGTTGAAGGGAGGCAGTGATGAGCCAGTCACTAAGTGATCATGAAAAATGGCCTAAGACCAATAATATGGATGCCTTCTGGATGCCCTTTACAGCAAATCGGCAATTCAAGGAAAACCCACGCCTTTTGGTTGCGGCGAAAGATATGTACTACACAGCACAAGATGGCCGAGAGATTCTAGATGGAACTGCCGGACTGTGGTGTTGTAATGCAGGACACTCGCGCCCACTTATTGTTGAAGCTGTTCAAAAACAGGTCGAACAACTGGACTTCGCTCCCACCTTTCAAATTGGGCACCCTAAATCATTCGAGCTTGCAGCCCGTTTATCGGCAATTATGCCCTCACCTCTAGATCACCTGTTTTTCACAAATTCAGGCTCTGAGAGTGTTGATACAGCCTTAAAAATTGCCCTTGCCTATCAAAAGTCTATTGGACAGGGAAGCAGAACTCGACTAATCGGCCGAGAACGAGCCTATCATGGTGTTAATTTTGGTGGGATCTCCGTCGGCGGCATTTCTGCAAATCGAAAGCAGTTTGGGACACTACTCTCAGGAGTAGACCACATATGCCACACCCATGACTTGGAAAGAAACGCTTTTACTAAAGGCCAGCCTCAGCACGGTGCTGAACTTGCAGACGACCTCATTCGTCTCATTCAGCTGCACGACCCTTCGACAATTGCTGCTGTGATAGTTGAGCCCGTTGCTGGTTCAACAGGCGTACTCCTTCCCCCTAAAGGTTATCTAAAAAAGCTTCGTGAAATCTGCTCCTTACATGGGATACTTCTGATTTTTGATGAGGTTATAACCGGATTTGGTCGTTTGGGAGCCCCCTTTGCGGTAGACTACTTTGATGTGATTCCGGATCTCGTTACGACAGCAAAAGGCCTCACAAACGGGACTATCCCCATGGGAGCAGTCTATTGTTCTTCAAAAATTTACGATGCCTTTATGGAAGGGCCAAACCACCTCATAGAGCTATTCCACGGCTACACCTATTCAGGGCACCCTGTTGCATGTGCTGCAGCCCTTGCAACACTTGATACCTATG
This genomic window from Pseudovibrio sp. M1P-2-3 contains:
- the pflB gene encoding formate C-acetyltransferase gives rise to the protein MGIQEKFTNTHASKLPFLVDSTPTCHRGFVKGEWNEEINLRSFIQLNYTPYEGKRDFLTDPTSDTTKLWKKVLELMKEENRKGVLDADTEVVSSITSHAPGYIDSELEKIVGLQTEKPLKRALMPNGGLKMATASLESNGYEISPIIKEIYSKYRKTHNDGVYDLYTPEIRRARSAGIVTGLPDAYGRGRIIGDYRRVALYGIDSLVKDKKEQLASTDGSILNEETLRLREELNEQARSLLELKEMAKSYGFDITRPAENAKEAVQWLYLAYLAAIKEQNGAAMSLGRTSTFLDIYIQRDLDEGSLTEQEAQELMDHFVMKLRMVRFMRTPDYDQLFSGDPVWVTEAIGGMGNDGRTLVTKNSFRVLHSLINLGPAPEPNLTVLWSENLPKGFKEFCAHISIETSSIQYENDDLMRPYWGDDYGIACCVSAMAIGKQMQFFGARANLAKALLYAINGGVDEKTGKQVGPHLKPFTGDILDWNELAPLYDQMLNWLAKVYVEALNCIHYSHDKYNYERLEMALHDRDVIRTMACGIAGLSVVADSISAIKNAKVKVIRNSEGLAIDYETDGEFPCFGNNDDEVDTIASGLVKTFMDKIRNQTIYRNATPTQSVLTITSNVVYGKKTGSTPDGRKSGEPFAPGANPMHGRDKKGAIASMKSLAKIPYQHSQDGISYTFSIIPTTLGKNGSEQIGNLCSLLDGYFNDQGHHINVNVFNRETLEDAMAKPELYPQLTVRVSGYAVNFIKLSREQQLDVISRTFHGRR
- the pflA gene encoding pyruvate formate-lyase-activating protein gives rise to the protein MEDVQGYIHSIETGGTVDGPGIRYVVFTTGCPLRCMYCHNPDALKMKHGKLTSAFSLLKDIHSYKEYFKTSGGGLTISGGEPMAQKEFLKTILLGAKQMGIHSAVDTSGYLHKNLDDDTLSLASLYLLDIKSFLPATYKKVTGVDIEPTLEFARRLDKLNKEAWIRFVLVPELTDDKENIEGIAKFVSQLSNVSRVEVLPFHKMGEYKWTETGREYQLANTREATPEETEAARQIFRHYGLTVS
- a CDS encoding BKACE family enzyme, yielding MEPRMIMAAPNGARLQKSNIQAIPVTIEELCICARAVSAAGANALHAHVRNKAGEHVLDAGLYKELKAQLSFDAPNLVLQITTEAVGKYSPREQAKLVEEVVPEAVSVALREMMPLNGDETTGKWFYQFAKEAGIAVQHILYDVDDLIRLSQLQSEGVIPQNFGSHLYVLGRYSEKQEGRPLELLKFFDAQQKKKESSKTSFTVAAFGESETTCLGATLTLGGHVRVGFENNQIHADGRPARDNAERVGALHQLRSLLGKFTSPTKAETLKILGKHL
- the aroQ gene encoding type II 3-dehydroquinate dehydratase, with product MADKVLILNGPNLNLLGKRQPEIYGTITLAEIDEMCKLHGTQRGLAVECRQSNHEGEIIDWIHEARELKAGIILNAGAYSHSSIAIMDAISSAERPVIEVHLSNIHKRESYRHTSYVSKVAVGMICGLGAQGYILAIEAISRILEDEKKRLTGPSSQKLIANP
- the arfB gene encoding alternative ribosome rescue aminoacyl-tRNA hydrolase ArfB, which encodes MSERLRISVTDSIYIERSDIHETFIRSSGPGGQNVNKVATAVQLRFNLRQNTSLPSAVKVRVRALAGSRLTLAEEVVFNADRFRTQERNRQDALERLVELIRKATLVPKARKATRPTLASKKRRLEAKKRRSSIKKGRGGRSTDWQ
- a CDS encoding aspartate aminotransferase family protein, which codes for MSQSLSDHEKWPKTNNMDAFWMPFTANRQFKENPRLLVAAKDMYYTAQDGREILDGTAGLWCCNAGHSRPLIVEAVQKQVEQLDFAPTFQIGHPKSFELAARLSAIMPSPLDHLFFTNSGSESVDTALKIALAYQKSIGQGSRTRLIGRERAYHGVNFGGISVGGISANRKQFGTLLSGVDHICHTHDLERNAFTKGQPQHGAELADDLIRLIQLHDPSTIAAVIVEPVAGSTGVLLPPKGYLKKLREICSLHGILLIFDEVITGFGRLGAPFAVDYFDVIPDLVTTAKGLTNGTIPMGAVYCSSKIYDAFMEGPNHLIELFHGYTYSGHPVACAAALATLDTYEEEGLLTRASELGDYWQEGLHTLRDCPHVIDIRNLGLIGAIELAPLTDEPTKRAFSAFLQAYEEGILIRTTGDIIALSPPLIIQKNQIDELFGKLRNILLHLK